One genomic region from Terriglobales bacterium encodes:
- a CDS encoding SH3 domain-containing protein: MCALRCSLVTCVLAGLLLAGCGRDAEEKPAQAGYVVAPQATLRDRLANVYNKVATVQNGERVEILETQKRMARVRTATGAVGWIEMRHLAGEEVFRAFTELRFRHQRDPAASRAHTRAEVNMHSTPGRDSPRLYQLKAGEEVEILQRATQPRPVAQAVAAPQPGAPPRPPILEDWWLVRDRRARVGWVLGRMVDIECPLDVAQYAEGRRIVACLVLNEVEDEGRKVPQYLMVLTEPRDGLPDDFEQIRVFTWNTARDRYETAYRERSLEGVLPVRVGREDFDKEGNLPVFTLRLRQEDGSVVERKYKMGGVMVRRVPAPGEIVPAAPSGRSRR; this comes from the coding sequence ATGTGTGCCCTCCGCTGCAGTCTTGTTACCTGCGTCCTGGCCGGCCTTCTGCTTGCCGGCTGCGGGCGTGATGCCGAGGAGAAGCCCGCGCAAGCCGGCTACGTGGTGGCGCCGCAGGCCACGCTGCGCGACCGGCTGGCCAACGTGTACAACAAAGTCGCCACCGTCCAGAACGGCGAGCGTGTCGAGATTCTGGAGACGCAGAAGCGCATGGCCCGGGTGCGCACCGCGACCGGCGCCGTGGGCTGGATCGAGATGCGCCACCTGGCAGGCGAAGAGGTCTTCCGCGCGTTCACCGAACTCCGCTTCCGCCATCAGCGCGACCCCGCGGCCTCGCGCGCCCACACCCGTGCCGAAGTCAACATGCATTCCACTCCCGGCCGCGATTCGCCCCGCCTGTACCAGCTCAAGGCCGGCGAGGAAGTGGAGATCCTCCAGCGCGCGACGCAGCCCCGGCCGGTCGCCCAGGCGGTGGCGGCGCCGCAGCCCGGCGCGCCTCCGCGTCCTCCGATCCTTGAAGACTGGTGGTTGGTGCGCGACCGCCGAGCCCGCGTCGGCTGGGTGCTGGGCCGCATGGTGGACATCGAGTGCCCGCTCGACGTCGCCCAGTACGCCGAGGGCCGGCGCATCGTCGCTTGTCTGGTTCTGAACGAGGTCGAAGACGAGGGCAGGAAAGTGCCGCAGTACCTCATGGTCCTCACCGAGCCGCGCGACGGCCTGCCCGATGATTTCGAGCAGATCCGCGTCTTTACTTGGAACACCGCCCGCGACCGCTATGAAACCGCCTATCGCGAACGCAGCCTCGAGGGCGTGCTCCCCGTGCGAGTTGGCCGGGAAGATTTCGACAAGGAAGGAAACCTGCCCGTGTTCACGCTGCGCCTGCGCCAGGAAGACGGTTCGGTGGTCGAGCGCAAGTACAAGATGGGCGGCGTCATGGTCCGCCGCGTTCCTGCGCCGGGTGAGATCGTCCCCGCAGCTCCATCAGGCCGCAGCCGGCGCTAG
- a CDS encoding aminotransferase class I/II-fold pyridoxal phosphate-dependent enzyme, giving the protein MGEPDLTRGLELFDQRRFFDAHEALEDLWREAVGPERRFLQGLIQVAVGLHHYSTGNIAGARSLVKRGEAKLAEYPEVFLGLDVHELRQAIHTWLAAVERGQPPSPLPRLARKSGTMPALVTRSTTAQESARAAVEQVPLLDLTRQYAHIRTEVMAAIERVCSSQHFILGEEVRSLERELASYCAASSAVGCASGTDALWLMLLAAGVEPGDEVITTPFSFFASTSAILRAGARPVYADIDPRTLNLDPEAVEQRIQRQPSAKLKCVLIVHLYGQCANMDQFLRLGTQYKLTVLEDAAQAIGAGWRGRRAGSLGAAAAFSFYPTKNLGAYGDAGCVTTVDPGVAEQVRLLRHHGSRERYFHEALGWNSRLDALQAAILRVKLKHLEKWNAERRQRAATYDRLFQEAGLGMPGAAPGESPSHPVALPYTQPEAHHVFHQYVIRAKRRDELRAYLAKRGVGTEIYYPLPLHLQKCLTYLGHGDGNFPEAERAAKEVLALPMFPELTEAEQAYVVDTIADFFS; this is encoded by the coding sequence ATGGGCGAGCCGGACCTAACTCGCGGTTTAGAGCTCTTCGACCAGCGCCGTTTCTTTGACGCCCACGAAGCCCTGGAAGACCTGTGGCGGGAGGCGGTGGGGCCGGAGCGGCGCTTCCTGCAGGGCCTGATACAGGTCGCCGTGGGGCTGCATCACTACTCGACTGGAAACATCGCGGGAGCACGGTCTCTGGTGAAGCGAGGCGAGGCCAAGCTGGCCGAGTACCCGGAAGTGTTTCTGGGTTTGGACGTACACGAGTTGCGCCAGGCGATTCACACCTGGTTGGCGGCCGTGGAACGGGGCCAGCCGCCTTCCCCCCTGCCCCGGTTGGCGCGCAAAAGCGGTACAATGCCAGCCCTTGTGACGCGTTCCACCACGGCCCAGGAAAGCGCGCGCGCGGCGGTCGAGCAGGTGCCGCTGCTCGATCTGACGCGGCAGTACGCGCACATCCGCACAGAAGTAATGGCGGCCATCGAACGGGTGTGCAGCTCGCAGCATTTCATCCTGGGGGAGGAAGTGCGCAGCCTGGAGCGCGAGCTCGCCTCTTACTGCGCGGCTTCTTCGGCGGTGGGCTGCGCCTCCGGCACCGACGCCCTGTGGCTGATGCTGTTGGCGGCCGGCGTGGAACCCGGCGACGAAGTGATCACCACTCCCTTCAGTTTTTTCGCCTCGACCAGCGCCATCCTGCGGGCGGGGGCGCGGCCGGTCTATGCCGATATCGATCCGCGAACCCTGAACCTGGACCCGGAGGCGGTGGAACAGCGCATCCAGCGGCAGCCTTCGGCCAAGCTCAAGTGCGTTCTGATCGTGCACTTGTACGGACAGTGCGCCAACATGGACCAGTTCCTGCGGCTGGGGACGCAATATAAGCTGACGGTGCTGGAGGATGCGGCGCAGGCCATCGGCGCGGGCTGGCGCGGCCGGCGCGCGGGCTCGCTGGGAGCGGCCGCAGCCTTCAGCTTCTATCCCACCAAGAACCTGGGTGCGTACGGAGATGCCGGCTGCGTCACCACGGTCGATCCGGGGGTGGCGGAGCAGGTCCGCCTGCTGCGGCATCACGGCAGCCGCGAGCGCTATTTCCACGAAGCGCTGGGCTGGAACAGCCGGCTCGACGCTCTGCAGGCCGCCATCCTGCGGGTGAAGCTGAAGCACCTGGAAAAGTGGAACGCGGAGCGCCGCCAGCGCGCCGCGACCTACGACCGGCTGTTCCAGGAAGCGGGGCTGGGGATGCCGGGCGCAGCGCCGGGCGAATCGCCTTCGCACCCGGTCGCGTTGCCGTACACCCAGCCGGAGGCCCACCATGTCTTCCATCAGTATGTGATCCGTGCCAAGCGCCGCGATGAATTGCGCGCCTACCTGGCCAAGCGCGGCGTAGGCACGGAGATCTACTACCCGTTACCGCTGCATTTGCAGAAATGCCTAACCTACCTGGGCCATGGCGACGGCAACTTCCCGGAGGCGGAGCGAGCGGCCAAGGAAGTGCTGGCCCTGCCCATGTTCCCCGAACTCACCGAGGCCGAGCAGGCCTACGTAGTAGACACCATCGCCGACTTCTTCTCGTAG